In one Pseudomonas hydrolytica genomic region, the following are encoded:
- the dnaX gene encoding DNA polymerase III subunit gamma/tau, translating into MSYQVLARKWRPRSFREMVGQTHVLKALINALDSQRLHHAYLFTGTRGVGKTTIARIIAKCLNCETGISSTPCGTCSVCREIDEGRFVDLIEVDAASRTKVEDTRELLDNVQYSPSRGRFKVYLIDEVHMLSTSSFNALLKTLEEPPPHVKFLLATTDPQKLPVTVLSRCLQFSLKNMPPERVVEHLTHVLTAENVPFEDDALWLLGRAADGSMRDAMSLTDQAIAFGEGKVLAADVRAMLGTLDHGQVYGVLQALIEGDARALIEAVRHLAEQGPDWNGVLAEMLNVLHRVAIAQALPDAVDNGQGDRERVLQLAQALPAEDVQFYYQMGLIGRRDLPLAPDPRGGFEMVLLRMLAFRPADADDAPRITLKPLGISQATADSQPKPVAGTAMPAPVVSAPAAAVVSAPSVPVSPAVAEVRPVAPASSSEPVVSEPVPPVEAPVATAPSLLPEPEPEIAAPAAAVDVPWETAKAAEPAVAAVQPVVAPEPVAVEVEAVAESAPSEVVQPVVDADGGDDEPPPGDYDYVEMDAETLDYDFGQAEAEAPAVAEPLPAAKPATGLAAEWLSLFPQLGLGGMTGSIAANCTLIEANGDDWLLHLDPAHSALFNPTQQRRLNDALNQLQGRSIKLRIELCKPEQETPAQAAARRRAERQRSAEASIHADPLVQQMIQQFAAKVRDDSIEPIDTPS; encoded by the coding sequence ATGAGTTATCAGGTTCTTGCACGTAAATGGCGTCCGCGCTCGTTCCGCGAAATGGTCGGCCAGACCCATGTGCTCAAAGCCCTGATCAACGCCCTGGACAGCCAGCGACTGCACCACGCCTATCTATTCACCGGTACCCGCGGTGTGGGCAAGACCACCATCGCGCGGATCATTGCCAAGTGCCTGAACTGCGAAACCGGCATCAGCTCCACGCCCTGTGGCACCTGCTCGGTCTGTCGGGAAATCGATGAAGGGCGTTTCGTCGATCTGATCGAAGTGGACGCGGCCAGCCGCACCAAGGTCGAAGACACCCGTGAGCTGCTCGACAACGTGCAGTATTCGCCGAGTCGCGGCCGCTTCAAGGTCTACCTGATCGACGAAGTGCACATGCTCTCCACCAGCTCCTTCAACGCCCTGTTGAAGACGCTGGAGGAGCCGCCGCCCCATGTGAAATTCCTCCTGGCCACCACCGACCCGCAGAAGCTGCCGGTCACCGTGCTGTCGCGCTGCCTGCAGTTCTCCCTGAAGAACATGCCGCCGGAGCGGGTGGTGGAGCATCTGACTCACGTCTTGACCGCCGAGAACGTACCGTTCGAGGACGATGCGCTGTGGCTGCTGGGGCGTGCCGCCGACGGCTCGATGCGCGACGCCATGAGCCTGACCGACCAGGCCATCGCCTTCGGCGAGGGCAAGGTGCTGGCTGCCGATGTGCGCGCGATGCTCGGCACGCTGGATCACGGCCAGGTCTACGGTGTGCTGCAAGCGTTGATCGAAGGTGACGCGCGGGCGTTGATCGAGGCGGTACGCCATCTGGCCGAGCAGGGCCCGGACTGGAACGGCGTGTTGGCGGAGATGCTCAACGTCCTGCACCGCGTGGCCATCGCCCAGGCGCTGCCGGATGCCGTGGACAACGGCCAGGGTGATCGCGAACGCGTGCTGCAACTGGCCCAGGCGCTGCCGGCCGAGGACGTGCAGTTCTACTACCAGATGGGCCTGATCGGCCGCCGCGATCTACCGCTGGCGCCGGATCCGCGTGGCGGCTTCGAGATGGTGCTGCTGCGCATGTTGGCCTTCCGTCCGGCCGATGCCGACGATGCGCCAAGGATCACGCTAAAGCCCTTGGGGATCAGCCAGGCCACTGCTGATTCCCAACCGAAGCCAGTGGCCGGCACCGCTATGCCGGCTCCTGTGGTTTCTGCTCCCGCTGCTGCTGTGGTTTCAGCACCGTCTGTGCCCGTCTCTCCAGCAGTGGCCGAAGTCCGTCCGGTCGCGCCAGCTTCGAGCAGCGAGCCTGTCGTGAGTGAACCCGTCCCGCCTGTTGAGGCCCCGGTTGCGACCGCCCCCAGCCTGCTGCCCGAGCCAGAGCCCGAGATCGCTGCTCCTGCGGCTGCCGTCGATGTGCCCTGGGAGACCGCCAAGGCCGCGGAACCGGCAGTCGCAGCCGTTCAGCCTGTCGTCGCGCCAGAGCCTGTAGCGGTGGAGGTTGAAGCAGTTGCCGAGTCCGCTCCGAGCGAGGTCGTGCAGCCTGTGGTGGATGCTGACGGCGGTGACGACGAGCCACCGCCCGGCGACTACGACTATGTCGAGATGGACGCGGAAACGCTCGACTACGATTTCGGCCAAGCCGAGGCCGAGGCGCCAGCGGTTGCAGAACCCTTGCCGGCCGCCAAACCGGCTACCGGCCTGGCGGCAGAGTGGTTGTCGCTGTTCCCGCAGCTTGGCCTGGGCGGCATGACCGGCAGCATCGCCGCCAACTGCACGCTGATCGAAGCCAATGGCGACGACTGGCTGCTGCACCTGGACCCGGCGCACAGCGCGCTGTTCAATCCGACCCAGCAGCGCCGTCTCAACGACGCGCTGAACCAGCTGCAGGGGCGCAGCATCAAATTGCGCATCGAGCTGTGCAAGCCGGAGCAAGAGACGCCGGCGCAGGCCGCAGCCCGTCGCCGCGCCGAACGCCAGCGCAGCGCCGAGGCCTCGATCCATGCCGACCCGCTGGTGCAGCAGATGATTCAACAGTTCGCCGCCAAGGTGCGCGACGACAGCATCGAACCTATCGATACCCCCAGCTAA
- a CDS encoding YbaB/EbfC family nucleoid-associated protein, with product MMKGGMAGLMKQAQQMQEKMQKMQEELANAEVTGQSGAGLVSVVMTGRHDVKRITLDDSLMQEDKEVLEDLIAAAVNDAVRKVEQNSQEKMAGMTAGMQLPPGFKMPF from the coding sequence ATGATGAAAGGTGGCATGGCAGGCCTGATGAAGCAGGCCCAGCAGATGCAGGAAAAGATGCAGAAGATGCAGGAAGAGCTGGCCAATGCCGAAGTCACCGGCCAGTCCGGCGCCGGCCTGGTCAGCGTGGTGATGACCGGGCGTCATGACGTCAAGCGCATCACTCTGGATGACAGCCTGATGCAGGAAGACAAGGAAGTGCTGGAAGACCTGATCGCCGCCGCGGTGAATGACGCTGTGCGCAAGGTCGAGCAGAACAGCCAGGAGAAGATGGCCGGCATGACGGCGGGGATGCAGCTGCCCCCCGGCTTCAAAATGCCCTTCTGA
- the recR gene encoding recombination mediator RecR translates to MSFSPLIRQLIDSLRILPGVGQKTAQRMALQLLERDRSGGQRLAQALNAAMEGVGHCKRCRSLSEDEVCQLCLDERRDDSLLCVVEGPMDVHAVEQTGFRGRYFVLKGHLSPLDGLGPEAIGIPELLERIEAGAFSEVILATNPTVEGEATAHYIAQILAGKGLVASRIAHGMPLGGELELVDGGTLAHALAGRRPISL, encoded by the coding sequence ATGAGCTTCAGCCCTCTGATTCGCCAGTTGATCGACTCCCTGCGCATCCTGCCCGGTGTCGGGCAGAAGACGGCGCAGCGCATGGCGCTGCAGCTGCTCGAGCGTGATCGCAGCGGCGGTCAGCGCCTGGCGCAGGCGCTGAATGCGGCGATGGAAGGTGTGGGGCACTGCAAGCGCTGCCGCAGCCTGAGCGAGGACGAGGTCTGCCAGCTGTGCCTGGACGAACGTCGCGACGACAGCCTGCTGTGCGTGGTCGAGGGGCCTATGGATGTGCATGCCGTGGAGCAGACCGGCTTTCGCGGCCGTTACTTCGTGCTCAAGGGGCACCTGTCGCCACTCGATGGCCTCGGTCCCGAGGCCATCGGCATTCCCGAGCTGCTGGAGCGGATCGAGGCCGGTGCCTTCAGCGAGGTGATCCTCGCCACCAACCCGACGGTAGAGGGCGAGGCCACGGCGCACTACATTGCGCAGATCCTCGCCGGCAAGGGCCTGGTCGCTTCGCGCATCGCCCATGGCATGCCCCTGGGTGGCGAACTGGAGCTGGTCGATGGCGGCACTCTGGCGCATGCCCTGGCCGGTCGGCGTCCGATCAGTCTGTAA
- a CDS encoding eCIS core domain-containing protein, producing the protein MITDTLHRIALLLLLGAPLVAQAQCPTGQIQVCLGGSCLCVPDPVRVREDGLNMAAARLEAWLLQSRQAALRAGTEPIPLMIRAQLAPFYDDALLDEVRFRVGITDEMDAATVMLQNPDVQAVTLVDVVVFRDAEAAASDAALWAHELWHVQQYRDWGTAEFARRYTRDFQSVEGPAYEMQARVRRALR; encoded by the coding sequence GTGATCACCGACACTCTGCACCGTATCGCTCTGCTGCTCCTGCTGGGAGCGCCCCTGGTCGCCCAGGCCCAATGCCCGACCGGGCAGATACAGGTCTGTCTGGGCGGTTCCTGCCTGTGCGTGCCCGATCCGGTACGCGTTCGTGAAGACGGCCTGAACATGGCGGCGGCGCGCCTGGAAGCCTGGCTGCTGCAATCGCGTCAGGCGGCGCTGCGGGCCGGTACCGAGCCGATCCCTCTGATGATTCGCGCGCAGCTCGCGCCCTTCTACGACGATGCCTTGCTCGATGAAGTGCGCTTTCGCGTGGGCATCACCGACGAGATGGACGCCGCCACCGTCATGTTGCAGAACCCGGATGTGCAGGCCGTGACGCTGGTGGATGTGGTGGTGTTTCGCGATGCCGAGGCAGCCGCCAGCGATGCCGCGCTCTGGGCGCACGAGCTGTGGCATGTGCAGCAGTACCGCGACTGGGGCACGGCCGAGTTCGCCCGCCGCTACACCCGTGACTTCCAGTCGGTGGAAGGGCCGGCGTACGAGATGCAGGCGCGGGTCAGGCGGGCGCTGCGTTAG
- a CDS encoding GNAT family N-acetyltransferase, translated as MREARAEDVPALLPLMRELARFEDYLEDFAVDEEQLTARAFAPEPQCRIFVAQASERLLGYAVTQELTFTYDLRPTVRLKELYVAPDARSQGLGEQLLAAVARWAKTRGAGRLKWDVLAGNQKAERFYQRLGGQPDTKWIAYTMDHSALAALAEHHCAADCSANAAPA; from the coding sequence GTGCGCGAGGCGCGGGCCGAGGATGTGCCCGCCCTGCTCCCGCTGATGCGTGAGCTGGCGCGCTTCGAGGACTACCTGGAGGATTTCGCGGTGGACGAGGAGCAACTGACTGCCCGCGCATTCGCACCTGAACCCCAGTGCCGGATATTCGTGGCACAGGCCTCGGAACGACTGCTCGGCTATGCCGTAACTCAGGAGCTCACCTTCACCTATGACCTGCGCCCGACGGTTCGACTCAAGGAGCTATACGTGGCCCCTGATGCACGCAGCCAGGGACTGGGCGAACAGTTGCTGGCCGCAGTGGCCCGCTGGGCAAAGACTCGCGGCGCGGGCCGATTGAAGTGGGATGTGCTGGCGGGAAACCAAAAAGCCGAGCGCTTCTATCAGCGCCTGGGCGGACAACCCGATACCAAGTGGATCGCCTACACGATGGACCACAGCGCCCTGGCTGCCCTGGCAGAGCATCACTGCGCAGCAGACTGCTCCGCTAACGCAGCGCCCGCCTGA
- a CDS encoding rhodanese-like domain-containing protein, which translates to MPSLVRQHPAASPETAIAHFTQRMAFETDCSDVHASQQAGEVDYVLVDVRGEAAYAAGHVPGAINIPHRLMSAEFMAGYPSDTLFVVYCAGPHCNGVHRAAVRLAGLGFAVKEMLGGVTGWLDEGLSLTGAQSPQQARPTFTCAC; encoded by the coding sequence ATGCCCAGCCTCGTTCGTCAGCACCCTGCTGCCAGCCCGGAAACCGCAATTGCCCATTTCACCCAGCGCATGGCCTTCGAGACCGACTGCTCGGACGTGCATGCCAGCCAGCAGGCGGGCGAGGTCGACTACGTGCTGGTCGACGTGCGCGGAGAAGCCGCCTACGCCGCTGGCCACGTACCCGGCGCGATCAACATCCCCCATCGCCTGATGAGCGCGGAGTTCATGGCCGGATATCCAAGCGACACACTGTTTGTCGTCTACTGCGCCGGCCCACACTGCAATGGCGTGCACCGCGCTGCCGTGCGCCTGGCCGGATTGGGTTTCGCGGTAAAGGAGATGCTCGGCGGTGTCACGGGTTGGCTGGACGAAGGCCTGAGCCTGACCGGCGCGCAAAGCCCGCAGCAAGCCCGCCCTACCTTTACCTGCGCATGTTGA
- the ftrA gene encoding transcriptional regulator FtrA: protein MHDDPGLVAILAYDGLCTFEFGIAVEIFGLPRPEFDFPWYRHCIVGLDNGPMRAMGGIQILAEAGLERLAEARTIVIPGWRDRAEVPPEPLLSALRDAHGRGARLVSICSGVFVLAASGLLDGRRATTHWRYAEELARRFPAVEVDPDVLYVDAGSLISSAGSAAGIDACLHLVARDFGTQVANTVARRLVMSPQRAGGQAQFIPAPVARAPRSDLSTLMQWARQHLHKPLEVSQLARRAAMSERTFLRRFSEATGMTPKAWLQHERLARARELLESGTDGSERIAELCGFRSVESFRVAFRNAVGLPPSAYRERFGVTHAS from the coding sequence ATGCACGACGATCCCGGCCTGGTGGCCATCCTGGCTTACGATGGCCTCTGCACCTTCGAGTTCGGCATTGCCGTGGAGATCTTCGGTCTCCCCCGGCCCGAGTTCGATTTCCCCTGGTACCGCCATTGCATCGTTGGCCTGGACAACGGCCCCATGCGCGCCATGGGCGGTATCCAGATACTCGCCGAGGCAGGACTGGAGCGCCTGGCCGAGGCGCGCACCATTGTCATCCCCGGCTGGCGTGACCGCGCCGAGGTTCCCCCCGAGCCTTTGTTGTCCGCCCTGCGCGACGCTCATGGACGTGGCGCTCGGCTGGTTTCCATCTGTTCCGGCGTTTTCGTCCTGGCTGCCAGCGGCTTGCTGGACGGTCGACGCGCTACTACCCACTGGCGCTACGCCGAGGAGCTGGCACGTCGTTTCCCCGCTGTCGAGGTGGATCCAGACGTGCTTTATGTCGATGCCGGCTCGCTCATCAGCTCGGCTGGTAGTGCCGCCGGTATCGATGCCTGCCTGCACCTGGTGGCGCGAGACTTCGGTACCCAGGTTGCCAACACCGTAGCCCGGCGCCTGGTGATGTCGCCTCAGCGGGCCGGTGGCCAGGCACAGTTCATTCCGGCCCCGGTGGCCCGGGCGCCGCGCAGCGACCTCTCCACCCTGATGCAATGGGCGCGGCAGCACTTGCATAAGCCTCTGGAAGTGAGCCAGCTGGCACGTCGCGCTGCCATGAGCGAGCGCACCTTCCTGCGCCGTTTCAGTGAGGCCACAGGCATGACGCCCAAGGCCTGGCTGCAGCACGAGCGCCTGGCACGTGCCCGTGAACTGTTGGAGAGCGGCACGGATGGCAGTGAGCGCATCGCTGAGCTGTGCGGTTTTCGCTCGGTGGAGAGTTTCCGTGTGGCCTTTCGCAACGCTGTCGGGCTACCGCCTTCGGCTTACCGCGAGCGTTTCGGTGTGACGCACGCATCCTGA
- a CDS encoding acyl-CoA dehydrogenase family protein, with product MAAPQSYFDDSHQLIRDSVRRFVEREILPHIDEWEETEEFPRELYRKAGAAGILGIGYPEQYGGSHEGDVFAKVAASEELMRCGSGGLVAGLGSLDIGLPPIVKWAKPAVRERVAPQVLAGEKIMALAVTEPSGGSDVANLKTRAVRDGDHYRISGSKTFITSGVRADYYTVAVRTGGEGFGGVSLLLVEKGTPGFSVGRKLKKMGWWASDTAELFFDDCKVPVENLIGVENAGFACIMANFQSERLSLAIMANMTAQLALEESLKWARERQAFGKPVGKFQVLKHRLAEMATQLEVSREFTYRQAAQMAAGRSVIKEISMAKNFATDIADRLTYDAVQIMGGMGYMRESLVERLYRDNRILSIGGGTREIMNEIIAKQMGL from the coding sequence ATGGCCGCCCCTCAGTCGTACTTCGATGATTCCCATCAGCTGATTCGCGACTCCGTTCGGCGTTTCGTCGAGCGTGAGATCCTCCCGCATATCGATGAGTGGGAGGAGACCGAGGAGTTCCCTCGCGAGCTTTATCGGAAGGCGGGCGCGGCGGGCATCCTCGGTATCGGCTATCCCGAACAGTACGGCGGCAGCCATGAGGGCGATGTGTTCGCCAAGGTCGCGGCCAGCGAGGAGTTGATGCGCTGCGGTTCCGGCGGCCTGGTGGCCGGGCTCGGTTCGCTGGATATCGGCTTGCCGCCCATCGTCAAGTGGGCCAAGCCCGCCGTGCGCGAGCGCGTGGCGCCGCAGGTGCTGGCCGGCGAGAAGATCATGGCACTGGCGGTGACCGAGCCCTCCGGTGGCTCCGACGTGGCCAACCTCAAGACCCGCGCCGTGCGCGATGGTGATCACTACCGCATCAGTGGCAGCAAGACCTTCATCACCAGCGGCGTACGCGCCGACTACTACACGGTGGCGGTGCGCACGGGGGGCGAAGGTTTTGGCGGCGTCAGCCTGTTGCTGGTGGAGAAGGGCACCCCGGGTTTCAGCGTCGGCCGCAAGCTGAAAAAAATGGGCTGGTGGGCGTCCGACACCGCCGAGCTGTTCTTCGACGACTGCAAGGTGCCGGTGGAGAATCTGATCGGCGTGGAGAACGCCGGCTTCGCCTGCATCATGGCCAACTTCCAGAGCGAGCGTCTGAGCCTGGCGATCATGGCCAACATGACTGCGCAGCTGGCGCTGGAGGAGTCGCTGAAATGGGCGCGCGAGCGCCAGGCGTTCGGCAAGCCGGTGGGCAAGTTTCAGGTGCTCAAGCACCGCCTGGCCGAGATGGCCACGCAGCTCGAGGTGTCCCGCGAATTCACCTACCGCCAGGCCGCGCAGATGGCGGCCGGCAGGAGCGTGATCAAGGAAATCTCCATGGCCAAGAACTTCGCCACCGATATCGCCGACCGCCTTACCTACGATGCCGTGCAGATCATGGGTGGCATGGGTTACATGCGCGAATCTCTCGTCGAGCGGCTGTACCGCGACAACCGCATCCTTTCCATCGGTGGCGGCACGCGCGAGATCATGAACGAGATCATCGCTAAGCAGATGGGGTTGTAG
- a CDS encoding AraC family transcriptional regulator, whose product MQSPLATAATLDTPLAELSHEMARLVERFVPDDGLHLTAIPGLKLARATSPSLPMQTVYDPCLCIIAQGRKEIRLGDELYVYDPLNYLVASVMLPVTGRVIEASPEAPYLSLALEIDPALISSLLTEMPPIPAPDAASQRALFLDRLDPRLLDAVIRLLRLLETPRDIAMLAPLALREIFYRMLLSPQGHRLHEVVVADSQSQRISRAIEWLRKNFDQPLRIEELAREVNLSPSTLHHRFKAVTAFSPLQYQKQLRLQEARRLMLCDNLEAAAASYRVGYESPSQFSREYSRLFGAPPQRDIARLRQAAQNQQAS is encoded by the coding sequence ATGCAGTCACCCCTTGCTACCGCTGCAACCCTCGATACCCCACTCGCTGAACTCAGCCACGAAATGGCCCGCCTGGTTGAGCGCTTCGTGCCTGACGACGGGTTGCACCTCACGGCCATTCCAGGCCTAAAACTGGCGCGCGCCACCTCGCCAAGCCTGCCGATGCAGACGGTTTACGATCCCTGCCTGTGCATCATCGCGCAGGGTCGCAAGGAGATACGTCTGGGCGACGAGCTCTATGTCTACGATCCGCTCAATTACCTCGTAGCGTCGGTGATGCTGCCGGTCACCGGCCGGGTGATCGAAGCCAGTCCGGAGGCGCCGTACCTGAGTCTCGCGCTGGAGATCGACCCGGCCCTGATCAGCAGCCTGCTGACCGAGATGCCGCCCATCCCGGCGCCTGATGCAGCCTCGCAACGCGCACTGTTTCTCGACCGCCTCGATCCGCGCCTGCTGGATGCAGTGATCCGCCTGCTGCGTCTGCTGGAAACCCCGCGCGACATCGCCATGCTGGCGCCACTGGCCCTGCGCGAGATCTTCTATCGGATGCTGCTCAGCCCGCAGGGCCACCGCCTGCATGAAGTGGTGGTCGCCGACAGCCAGAGCCAGCGCATCTCCAGGGCCATCGAGTGGCTGCGCAAGAACTTCGACCAGCCGCTGCGCATCGAAGAGCTGGCCCGCGAAGTCAACCTGAGCCCATCGACCCTGCATCATCGCTTCAAGGCCGTCACCGCCTTCAGCCCGTTGCAATATCAGAAGCAACTGCGCCTGCAGGAGGCTCGCCGGCTGATGCTGTGCGATAACCTCGAGGCGGCCGCGGCCAGCTACCGCGTGGGCTACGAGAGCCCTTCGCAGTTCAGCCGCGAATACAGCCGCCTGTTCGGCGCCCCGCCGCAGCGCGATATCGCCCGCCTGCGGCAGGCGGCGCAGAATCAGCAAGCTTCCTGA
- a CDS encoding antibiotic biosynthesis monooxygenase: MSIIHRMTVRARQGRSTRLGQCLARLDDVGRDIPGCLRLRIFSLRSDPLTWQVEGQWRSAAAREAFLGSEGLRRVLAQAIDEALFTHLECAVELQQQVA; encoded by the coding sequence ATGAGCATCATTCACCGTATGACCGTTCGCGCCCGTCAGGGTCGCTCGACCCGGTTGGGGCAGTGCCTGGCGCGGCTGGACGACGTAGGTCGGGACATTCCCGGTTGCCTGCGCCTGCGGATTTTCTCGCTGCGCAGTGATCCGCTGACCTGGCAGGTAGAAGGGCAATGGCGCTCGGCGGCGGCGCGAGAAGCCTTTCTCGGCAGCGAAGGTCTGCGCCGGGTATTGGCGCAGGCGATAGACGAAGCGCTGTTCACCCACCTCGAATGTGCTGTGGAGCTGCAGCAGCAGGTGGCCTGA
- a CDS encoding NAD(P)/FAD-dependent oxidoreductase: MFRHASEHVDSYYAHSCKERLTPYPALQGQLQCDVLVIGAGFSGLHTALRLAEAGKRVIVLEASRVAWAASGRNGGQAILGWSCDMPPLEKTLGIERARRLWDGMAWAARELRELPQRHGFDCDYRRGHLWTAVLPRRVALLHEWQEEAAYKWGHRALQFVSRQQMPEWVASERYHAGLYDPEAGHLNPLKLALGLAEAFIRAGGQIFEQSRALSQDKQGSGYRVRTEQGSVQADNLVLACNTYIDDLEPRLARRILPVGTYQIATEPLGAERAEALLPRNACVTDNQFVLDYFRRTPDHRLLFGGGCTYLGGLPKDMAAATRPFLERVFPQLSGVAIDFAWGGHIDVTRARTPDVGGENGRYWLQGFSGHGVLPTLAAARAVSDAILGNDDELALYRQLRNPAFPFGERLAAPLEAIGKAWYRLRDYF; this comes from the coding sequence ATGTTTCGCCACGCCAGTGAGCACGTCGACAGCTACTACGCCCATAGCTGCAAGGAGCGACTGACGCCGTATCCCGCTTTGCAGGGGCAACTGCAGTGCGATGTGCTGGTCATCGGCGCCGGCTTCAGTGGCCTGCATACCGCCTTGCGCCTGGCCGAGGCTGGGAAGCGGGTGATCGTTCTGGAAGCCAGTCGCGTGGCCTGGGCCGCCTCCGGACGCAATGGCGGGCAGGCGATTCTCGGCTGGTCCTGCGATATGCCGCCGCTGGAGAAAACGCTCGGCATCGAGCGTGCTCGCCGCCTGTGGGACGGCATGGCCTGGGCTGCGCGGGAGCTGCGCGAATTGCCGCAGCGCCATGGCTTCGATTGCGATTACCGCCGTGGCCATCTGTGGACGGCGGTGCTGCCAAGGCGGGTGGCGTTGCTGCATGAATGGCAGGAGGAGGCCGCCTACAAGTGGGGGCACCGCGCGCTGCAGTTCGTCTCCCGTCAGCAGATGCCGGAGTGGGTCGCCAGCGAGCGCTATCACGCCGGCCTTTACGACCCTGAGGCCGGGCATCTCAACCCGCTCAAGCTGGCGCTTGGCCTGGCCGAGGCTTTCATTCGCGCCGGTGGGCAGATCTTCGAACAGAGTCGCGCGCTGAGTCAGGACAAGCAGGGTTCAGGCTACCGCGTGCGTACCGAGCAGGGCAGCGTGCAGGCCGACAATCTGGTGCTGGCCTGCAATACCTATATCGACGATCTGGAGCCACGCCTGGCGCGGCGCATCCTGCCAGTCGGCACCTACCAGATCGCCACCGAACCGTTGGGCGCCGAGCGGGCCGAGGCATTGCTGCCGCGCAATGCCTGCGTCACCGACAACCAGTTCGTGCTCGACTATTTCCGCCGTACGCCGGATCACCGCCTGCTGTTCGGTGGCGGTTGCACCTATCTGGGCGGCTTGCCGAAGGACATGGCGGCGGCGACGCGGCCGTTCCTCGAACGCGTCTTCCCGCAACTGTCGGGCGTGGCCATCGACTTCGCCTGGGGCGGGCATATCGACGTCACCCGTGCGCGTACGCCGGATGTCGGCGGCGAGAATGGTCGCTACTGGCTGCAGGGCTTCTCCGGGCATGGCGTGTTGCCCACGCTCGCGGCTGCGCGGGCGGTCAGTGACGCGATTCTCGGCAATGACGATGAACTGGCGCTGTACCGGCAACTGCGCAATCCCGCCTTTCCCTTCGGCGAGCGCCTGGCGGCTCCCCTGGAGGCCATCGGCAAGGCCTGGTATCGCCTGCGGGACTACTTCTGA
- a CDS encoding helix-turn-helix domain-containing protein — MDKHEEMAALAVLIHDLRKHKKVTLNELAERIGRSVGFLSQVERGLSRPTVADLTAISEALDVPTTYFYNLPKPKALDWVTRPDERRTLYLAGGITDIMASPTLQGAFMVVDSLLEPGASSGERQMSDRSEQAGYVLEGQLTLWLGEDEQSATLYPGDAFQVPSYARLRYANQGETPARVLWIYT; from the coding sequence ATGGACAAGCATGAAGAAATGGCGGCGCTGGCCGTCCTGATTCACGACCTGCGCAAGCACAAGAAGGTCACCCTCAACGAGCTGGCCGAACGCATCGGCCGTTCCGTGGGCTTTCTGTCACAGGTCGAGCGTGGCCTGTCGCGCCCCACAGTGGCGGACCTGACGGCGATCAGCGAGGCGCTCGACGTGCCCACCACCTATTTCTACAACCTGCCCAAACCCAAGGCGCTGGATTGGGTCACCCGCCCGGACGAGCGCCGCACCCTGTACCTGGCCGGTGGCATCACCGACATCATGGCCTCGCCCACCCTGCAGGGCGCCTTCATGGTGGTCGACAGCCTGCTCGAACCTGGCGCCAGCAGTGGCGAGCGACAGATGAGCGACCGTTCGGAGCAGGCCGGCTACGTGCTCGAAGGCCAGCTGACCCTGTGGCTGGGCGAGGACGAACAGAGCGCCACCCTGTATCCCGGCGACGCCTTCCAGGTGCCGAGCTACGCGCGCCTGCGCTATGCCAACCAGGGTGAAACGCCTGCGCGCGTGCTGTGGATCTACACCTGA